One part of the Sciurus carolinensis chromosome 4, mSciCar1.2, whole genome shotgun sequence genome encodes these proteins:
- the Nfe2 gene encoding transcription factor NF-E2 45 kDa subunit yields MPPCPPQQSRNRVTQLPTVELGEMELTWQEIMSIAELQGLNAPGEPSFEPQAPAPFPGPPPPPTYCPCSIHPDAGFPLPPPPYELPTSATHVPEDPPYSYGNMAIPVSKPLTLSGLLSEPLPDPLTLLDIGLPTGPPKPQEDPESDSGLSLNYSDAESLELEGTEAGRRRNEYVEMYPVEYPYSLMSNSLAHPNYALPPADTPMAIEPSSGPVRPKPTARGEAGSRDERRALAMKIPFPTDKIVNLPVDDFNELLARYPLTESQLALVRDIRRRGKNKVAAQNCRKRKLETIVQLERELERLGNERERLLRARGEADRTLEVMRQQLAELYCDIFQHLRDESGNSYSPDEYALQQAADGAIFLVPRGTKMEATE; encoded by the exons ATGCCCCCGTGTCCTCCCCAGCAGAGCAGGAACAGGGTGACACAGCTGCCCACTGTGGAGCTGGGCGAGATGGAACTGACTTGGCAAGAGATCATGTCCATTGCTGAGCTGCAG GGTCTAAATGCTCCAGGTGAACCATCCTTTGAACCCCAAGCCCCAGCCCCATTCCCTGGACCTCCACCACCCCCAACCTACTGTCCCTGCTCAATCCACCCAGATGCCGGTTTTCCACTTCCTCCACCACCTTATGAGCTCCCAACATCCGCGACTCATGTTCCAGAAGACCCCCCATACTCCTACGGCAACATGGCCATTCCAGTCTCTAAGCCACTGACCCTCTCAGGCTTGCTCAGTGAGCCCCTCCCAGACCCCTTAACTCTTCTGGACATTGGGCTGCCAACAGGGCCACCCAAGCCCCAAGAGGACCCAGAATCAGACTCGGGATTATCCCTCAACTACAGTGATGCTGAATCTCTTGAGCTGGAGGGGACAGAGGCTGGTCGGCGGCGGAATGAGTATGTAGAGATGTATCCAGTGGAGTACCCTTACTCACTTATGTCCAACTCTTTGGCCCACCCCAACTATGCTTTACCACCTGCTGATACCCCTATGGCCATAGAGCCCTCCTCAGGCCCTGTGCGCCCTAAACCTACTGCACGGGGGGAGGCAGGAAGTCGGGATGAGCGACGGGCCCTGGCCATGAAGATTCCCTTCCCTACGGACAAGATTGTCAACTTGCCGGTAGATGACTTTAATGAGCTGTTGGCACGGTACCCACTGACTGAGAGCCAGCTGGCACTAGTTCGGGACATCCGTCGTCGGGGCAAGAACAAGGTGGCTGCCCAGAACTGTCGTAAGAGAAAGCTGGAAACCATTGTGCAGTTGGAACGAGAGCTGGAGCGGCTGGGCAATGAGAGGGAAAGGCTTCTCAGGGCCCGGGGAGAGGCAGACCGTACCCTGGAGGTCATGCGCCAACAGCTGGCAGAGCTGTATTGTGACATTTTCCAGCACCTTAGGGATGAATCTGGCAACAGCTACTCCCCTGATGAGTACGCTCTGCAACAGGCTGCAGATGGGGCCATCTTTTTGGTGCCCCGGGGGACCAAGATGGAGGCCACGGAGTGA
- the Hnrnpa1 gene encoding heterogeneous nuclear ribonucleoprotein A1 isoform X1: MSKSESPKEPEQLRKLFIGGLSFETTDESLRSHFEQWGTLTDCVVMRDPNTKRSRGFGFVTYATVEEVDAAMNARPHKVDGRVVEPKRAVSREDSQRPGAHLTVKKIFVGGIKEDTEEHHLRDYFEQYGKIEVIEIMTDRGSGKKRGFAFVTFDDHDSVDKIVIQKYHTVNGHNCEVRKALSKQEMASASSSQRGRSGSGNFGGGRGGGFGGNDNFGRGGNFSGRGGFGGSRGGGGYGGSGDGYNGFGNDGGYGGGGPGYSGGSRGYGSGGQGYGNQGSGYGGSGSYDSYNNGGGGGGFGGGSGSNFGGGGSYNDFGNYNNQSSNFGPMKGGNFGGRSSGPYGGGGQYFAKPRNQGGYGGSSSSSSYGSGRRF, translated from the exons ATGTCTAAATCAGAG TCCCCTAAAGAGCCCGAACAGCTGCGGAAGCTATTCATCGGAGGGCTGAGCTTTGAAACAACTGATGAGAGTCTGAGAAGCCATTTTGAGCAATGGGGAACCCTCACGGACTGTGTG GTAATGAGAGACCCAAACACCAAGCGCTCCaggggctttgggtttgtcacttATGCCACTGTGGAGGAAGTGGATGCAGCCATGAATGCAAGACCTCACAAGGTGGATGGAAGAGTTGTGGAACCAAAGAGAGCTGTCTCAAGAGAA GATTCTCAAAGACCAGGGGCCCACTTAACTGTGAAAAAGATCTTTGTTGGTGGCATTAAAGAAGACACTGAAGAACATCATCTACGAGATTATTTTGAACAGTATGGGAAAATTGAAGTTATTGAAATCATGACTGACAGAGGCAGCGGAAAGAAGAGGGGCTTTGCTTTTGTAACTTTTGACGACCATGACTCTGTGGATAAGATTGTCA TTCAGAAATACCATACTGTGAATGGCCACAACTGTGAAGTGAGGAAAGCCCTGTCAAAGCAAGAGATGGCTAGTGCTTCATCTAGTCAAAGAG GTCGAAGTGGTTCTGGAAACTTTGGTGGTGGTCGCGGAGGTGGTTTTGGTGGAAATGACAATTTTGGTCGTGGAGGAAACTTCAGTGGTCGTG GTGGCTTTGGTGGCAGCCGTGGTGGTGGTGGATATGGTGGCAGCGGGGATGGCTACAATGGATTTGGTAATGAtg GTGGTTATGGAGGAGGCGGCCCTGGTTACtctggaggaagcagaggctaTGGAAGTGGTGGACAGGGTTATGGAAACCAGGGCAGTGGCTATGGCGGGAGTGGCAGCTATGACAGCTATAACAACGGAGGAGGCGGAGGCGGCTTTGGCGGTGGTAGTG GAAGCaattttggaggtggtggaagctaCAATGATTTTGGCAATTACAACAATCAGTCATCAAATTTTGGACCCATGAAGGGTGGAAACTTTGGAGGCAGAAGCTCTGGACCTTATGGTGGTGGAGGCCAATACTTTGCCAAACCACGAAACCAAG GTGGCTATGGCGgttccagcagcagcagtagctatGGCAGTGGCAGAAGGTTTTAA
- the Hnrnpa1 gene encoding heterogeneous nuclear ribonucleoprotein A1 isoform X2, which produces MSKSESPKEPEQLRKLFIGGLSFETTDESLRSHFEQWGTLTDCVVMRDPNTKRSRGFGFVTYATVEEVDAAMNARPHKVDGRVVEPKRAVSREDSQRPGAHLTVKKIFVGGIKEDTEEHHLRDYFEQYGKIEVIEIMTDRGSGKKRGFAFVTFDDHDSVDKIVIQKYHTVNGHNCEVRKALSKQEMASASSSQRGRSGSGNFGGGRGGGFGGNDNFGRGGNFSGRGGFGGSRGGGGYGGSGDGYNGFGNDGSNFGGGGSYNDFGNYNNQSSNFGPMKGGNFGGRSSGPYGGGGQYFAKPRNQGGYGGSSSSSSYGSGRRF; this is translated from the exons ATGTCTAAATCAGAG TCCCCTAAAGAGCCCGAACAGCTGCGGAAGCTATTCATCGGAGGGCTGAGCTTTGAAACAACTGATGAGAGTCTGAGAAGCCATTTTGAGCAATGGGGAACCCTCACGGACTGTGTG GTAATGAGAGACCCAAACACCAAGCGCTCCaggggctttgggtttgtcacttATGCCACTGTGGAGGAAGTGGATGCAGCCATGAATGCAAGACCTCACAAGGTGGATGGAAGAGTTGTGGAACCAAAGAGAGCTGTCTCAAGAGAA GATTCTCAAAGACCAGGGGCCCACTTAACTGTGAAAAAGATCTTTGTTGGTGGCATTAAAGAAGACACTGAAGAACATCATCTACGAGATTATTTTGAACAGTATGGGAAAATTGAAGTTATTGAAATCATGACTGACAGAGGCAGCGGAAAGAAGAGGGGCTTTGCTTTTGTAACTTTTGACGACCATGACTCTGTGGATAAGATTGTCA TTCAGAAATACCATACTGTGAATGGCCACAACTGTGAAGTGAGGAAAGCCCTGTCAAAGCAAGAGATGGCTAGTGCTTCATCTAGTCAAAGAG GTCGAAGTGGTTCTGGAAACTTTGGTGGTGGTCGCGGAGGTGGTTTTGGTGGAAATGACAATTTTGGTCGTGGAGGAAACTTCAGTGGTCGTG GTGGCTTTGGTGGCAGCCGTGGTGGTGGTGGATATGGTGGCAGCGGGGATGGCTACAATGGATTTGGTAATGAtg GAAGCaattttggaggtggtggaagctaCAATGATTTTGGCAATTACAACAATCAGTCATCAAATTTTGGACCCATGAAGGGTGGAAACTTTGGAGGCAGAAGCTCTGGACCTTATGGTGGTGGAGGCCAATACTTTGCCAAACCACGAAACCAAG GTGGCTATGGCGgttccagcagcagcagtagctatGGCAGTGGCAGAAGGTTTTAA